TTTTTGCAACTTCACTTTATAATTACCTTTATCAAAACGCCTCATCATCAAAAGATGATTAATAATATCATGCAAACTATCTAAATTATCTTTGGCAATACCAATAATTTGTTTTTGACTTTCGCTAACAGGGCCTTCCATTCCATCGTTTAGGTTATCTATAATACCCGATACAACCGCCAGCGGCGTGCGCAGCTCGTGCGCTAAAATACCCGAAAAATGGTCACGAATTTCATCAAGTTTTTTTCTATCGGTAATATCAATAATAGAAGCTAAAATATAGAGAGTGTTATTGATGTAAAGAGGATTAAGCCCAATTTCAACCGGAAACTCTGTTCCATCCGATCGCAATCCCTTTAAATCTCTCCCAACACCCATACGCCTTGTTTCTGGCTTATTTAAATAACCTTGCACACCTTGGTGATGGCTAGAATGAAAACGAGCCGGGATAAGACTATTTATTTTGAGACCCACCAGTGTGTGCTGAGGATAAAGAAACATTTTTTTAGCCTGGTTATTAGCAATAATAATACGTGTATCCTGATTTACTAAAATAAGGGCATTAGGCGTAGATTCAAAAATAATTTGAAATCGCTGTTCCAGCAAGTTTGCTTCTTCCTGAATACGTATATTAAAAAAACCAAGCCATGCTACCGTCCATGCTACAGCCACTAAAACAACTCTACGTAAAAACGCATCCTGATTAAATACGTAGCCATGATGAATAAAGTAGCCCGCTATCATCAAAAAAGTAATGAGGGCTGTAATATAAATAATACTTCTTTTATTGGCATGAATGATGATGATGGCTACACAAATAAGGATATAAAACCCGTTGGTAAAATTGACTATTTTAATAAGACAATCAATCATGAATAAAACCAGAGACAGAAGCGTAAAAAACAACAGAATAAATACCACAAGCCAAGTATCTTGGTTTTTTGCATCCTTATTACTGTGTGAAAGCATAGCCATAACTTATTATTGGTTATTTTTTTTCATCCATTCCTCTTTTTCCTTTCGCAGCCTATCTACCTCTTCTACCAACTCGTTGTACGACATAAACAAAAGCCCTTTGTTATCCATTGTTAAAATTTTAGGAACAATTCTAATCATACACACAACTGTAGCCAGCGAAACAATGGCTGTGATTAATTTAATAATGCCAGAAAGCGTGTAGTAGGCTTCCCACACATTAATGATTTCCATCAAATGGGTAGTGCCGCAGGCTAATATAAAAAGAGCAAACATAATAAACAGCCAATTAAAGGGAATTTTCTTTTTGTTTAAAATAAAAACAACCAGCAAAAAAGGAATAGAATAATAACACAGCATAATGATCACATCGGATATGACATGCAGGCCAATCAGTTCAGGTTTCCATAAATAACAATGGCCGTGGGGCATAAACCCCTGCATATTAAAAAAACTGGACATACACCCTCCTCATTTATAAACACCATCTCATACTGAACCCGTCTTAGGCATTTGCAAGATTTTTTTTTAAAAACAGTAAAAATACCGGATAACTTCTTATCCTTTGTGTTTACACTTTACTGTTATAAAGAAGCCCGTTACACCTACTGATAGGGAGACAATATGACACCATCATGGGCTTTAGTTACCGGATCCAGTAGTGGAATTGGAGTATGCTTCGCTTGGGAGCTGGCTCAAAAAGGATATTCGTTGGTGCTGGTTGCCCGCAGGCGAGAACGCATGCTGGAGTTAGCCGCTCAAATCTCAAAAAAATATCTCGTAAGCGTAGAAGTAATTGCGTGCGACCTCTCAGAATCCAGTGCTATACCGCTCATTGTTGCCGAGCTAAACAATAAAAAAATTGAAATTGAGGTTCTAGTCAATAATGCCGGCTATGGAAAACTAGAGTCATTTTTAACCAGCGATAAAGCTATCAATACCAACATGATTGATCTTAATATTAAGGCGCTTACCGACTTAACACATGCGTTAGCCAAACCCATGGTGCAAAACAAAAAGGGGTTTATTTTAATGGTAGCTTCTGTTGGTGCTTTTCAGCCCGACCCCTATTTTGCTGTATATGGCGCCACCAAGGCCTATGTGTTGTCGTTTGGTGAAGCTTTATATCATGAATTAAAACCTTATGGGGTTACCGTCAGCACATTTGCTCCAGGCCCCACCGCCACCGAATTTTTAGACACAGCCAACGTGCCTAAAAGTCCGCTTACTCTTAAATTTTTGGTACCGGCCAATACCGTAGCCGCCATTGGTTTAAAAGGTTTGTTTAAAAAACAGCGTCTGATAGTCCCGGGTTTTTCTAATAAAATCATGGTATTTTTGGTTCAACTTTTACCACGGGCTATTGTGCTGGCCATGGCTGCCTTAACAGCCAAAATGATGATGGGCAAAAACAATACATAATGACATTGCCTTTTAAACTTATATTCATTAAGGTTTTACAAAAAGGGGCTCCTTGGAGGGAGCATGGGCAATCCTTTCGGTGTTCCAGATTACAATTTAAAGTTTGATGACAGGGTTTTAGAATGCCCTGTAGATTTTGGCACGCCCGCAACATCTAACGAGGCCGTTACTCCGCCGCTTGCTCATCCACCCGCACAAGGTCCTTCACCACTTTCCCTTGGCGTGTTAGTCAGCCTACTAATCTTTCGTTTTATATAGCCGTTTCTCCCGGCCTACATAGTATTGCAGGGTTACCCCATGGGGTTGAAGTCCAAACACTTCAACAAATAGACGACGATACTTACCGCATGTCCGTATCGGGCCCTCTTACCGGCGACCACACCATGCCTACTATTAGCTTGGGCCTACAGTTTAGACGCCTCATTCCACAAGCTAATCCCCTTAAACCAGATCAACCGCTTACTTATAGGCTCATGGGGCAACCTCCTATTTCTTTAAATTTTGAATTTGGAAGTTTTAACACCACTCGTTATTCGGCCTACGCCCAGCTTGATACCGAGCAACTACAAGAAGTTTTTGGTATCTCCGACGACGAATTGGATGACATTACAGGCGACATTGCCAAAGGAGATTTTAAAAAACTGTTTAGTTTTATCGACAGTCTCACAGGACTTTTTTCTGATTACGATTTTAGCAACGATGTTCAAACCGACATTGCCCAAACCACCCAAAAAGAATTTTATTTTAGATTTGGCCCTACCATTTGGCTTGCCAGCGGCAACGTTTATAACCCGCAAAAGCGATTTCAGTTTTCACCGGCGGGGGGGTTGGGCTTAAGCATAAACGGGCTTGTATTAGGCAAAGATTTTTACTTTGGCGGCGGACTTGTATTTGATTGGACTGCAGTAAGAGTAAACGCGGGCCCCACACATATTGAACTAGCCGGATTTGCCAGCAGTAATTACAATCACGAAGTTCATACAGGTGAAGATGCAAAAAAGCATGGTGCCTGGGGCGATGGCCAGCTCATCGATTTTCAAACCTGGCTTACGGCACGTGTCTGGTTTGATGTTCGCGTACGCGACAATAAATTTGAACAAAGATTTAACCAACACCTGGAAGACGGCCTTAATCAATTAATAGACCGCGCCCGAGAACTACCCGAAGAACTTGAAAACAACCCTATTATAAAACCGGAAGACATGCCCTTTTAAATTAATTTTAAAACAAAATTAGACGTTAACGCCTTTGTACAAAATAAGATGAAAGTTTAAGCCACAAAGCATCCACAATTTTTTTATCATCTTTGTCGAGCCCCAAAATAAAAATAAGAATAACATACAAAACAAGCCCCGCTACACTTAACAATAAATACATAACAAAACTTGGCTCTACAAATGTTCTTAATCCATGAACAAGAACTAGAGATAAAATACCCGATACAAAAAGTTTAATAAGCGACAAAGAAAAAGCATGCATGTGCAAATAAATTTTAACCTGCACCATTTGCAAAATTCGTAATAGTAGTCGCGATATTGTTGTTGCCACAGCCGAACCCATCATGCCCCATTTGGGAATAAATAAAACATTAAGAATGAGGTTAACAATAAAAACAACAATATTGTTTATTAAATCCAGCCGCGACCTGCCCGAAATAACAACAGGCCACTGGTGCAAGCCAAAAACGGCATTAAACAAATGTCCAAAAGCCAAAAACACCAAAGCCCCGTAAGCTTGCACATAACTTTGCCCCCACAGCATTAAAATTTGATCGCCCATGGTAGACATCACCATATAAAACGGCAAAGCCAAAAAACTTACCCAACGCACCATGCGTTTTAAATTTTCTTCCAAACGGGCCAAATTACCGGTTTCAATACTTTCAGAGACGATAGGACTTAAAACCGGATCAAACGCATAGCGTACCGAACTAATGCTGTTAGATAAGAGAATGATGGCACCATAATTGGCAATAATAAGAGGATCTCTAATGTAAAACCCCAGTAAAATAACATCAAGCCGGGCTAAAGCCTGATTTAACAACTCGGCAAAACCAATGGGCACACTGTAGCGCACCAAATGCCAATTTGTTTTCATCTTAAAAAAGTGATGTCCTACCTCTTTTAAATTAAAACACTTTCCAAAAATATAAACCGACAACACCAGCACACAAAACCCGGCCAATACATGCGCATAAATAATGCCATACTCTTGCACATCATAAAATTGTGATACCCCAACAAGAACACCCAATCCTAAAAGCATGGCAAGCGGGTTAATAATGCCGCGTATCACTAAACTATAACGCATGGTACGCGTAGCCATGGTGGCACTGGCTATGGCCATCATCCCCGCCCAACATAAAACTAACGGCGACAACAGTTTAAGCGAGGTAGCCATGGAGGCATCCTGATTAAAACGGGCAATAGGCTCGGCAAACAAAAGAAGAATACCAATAATAATGAAGGAGCTGCCTAAAACACATTTAAACGATGTGATCAGCGCCTGTAGCTCTCCCATTTTATTATTTTTAATACGCTCGGCCGCTACCGATTTAAGCAAACTTTTATCAAAACCCAAAAGCCCCACCTTGGCCAAAAGCTCAATGATGGAAAAAGCAAAAATATAGGCCCCGTAAGCCAGCTTGCCAAAAAAGCGACTTGCCAAAATATGAAAAACAAACACACCCAGCTCAAGAAGCGCCGACAAATAATTGGTAAGCGTCGACTTGGAGGTAACCTGCGTATCGTTTTTGTGTTCGGCACTCATGATTGAAAATTATCCTTAATATGTTTGGCTACTCTTAAAGCATTTGCCGTAATGGTAAGGCTGGGGTTAACCCCTCCCGATGTTGGCATAAAACTTCCATCTACCACAAAAAGATTGTTTAAGGCATGAAAGCGGCAATATGGATTTAACACCGATTGATTTGGATGATTTCCAAAACGCGCCGTTCCCAAGGCATGCGAAAAACTATCAATTTTTTTTACGTTATGAAAAAGACCGCCGGCTTTGCGTAAAATAGTTTTAGCCTTACCCACCAAATAATTTAAACGTTCATCATCACGCGCGCTGTACTGGTGATGCACAACAAAGCCATTATCTTTAAGGCTAACAGCATTGGTATATTGTGCGTCATCCTCGGCAATACAAATAAAGCCCTGAATATGTTCCGAAATGGCAGCGGCAACACGGCCAATAATTCCTGGATAATGATAACGGGTAGATTCGGGCGGTGGCATACACATATCTTGAATAACACCCACGGCACCTTCTGTTTGAGGTAAATCGTGATAAAAAGAGGTAATGGCAATTTGCTTGTGGTTAAGATGAGTGGGGTTGGTTTTAAACGGAAATACGGATGCCACAACCGCATTATCGTGCCGCATTAAATAATGACCCAACGCTTTAGACGCATCAAGCTCACCTAAGCCCGAACGCAATAACAGAACCGGGCTAAAAAGCGCCCCACCGCTCACAATAAAAGTATTGGCGCTAATTGTAAAAGATGTGCCATCGCGAGTACATTCTACAGCCGTTATTTTTTGATGATCATGCACTAAACTGAGCGCCTCGGTGCCTTCAAGAATTGTTAAAAATTGAGGATTGGCTTTTTCAAGCAGCGTTGTGGTTACATCATTTTTAGCACTTATCTTGCAAGGGAAACCATCACATGTAAAACAGCTCATACAAGTAGGCCTGGTTTTATTATGGCTATTAATAGCCACCGGAAGAGAGAATGGCCTATACCCTAGTTTTTTTGCAGCCTCATACATCCGCTGTGCCGGTGGGGTAAGTGGAATAGACTGGAACGGATAAGGTCTGCGATTAGGCCCCGTGGGATCGGGCTCGTTACTACCATGAACCTCCAGTAAATTTTCGGCCTCGTTATAGTAAGGTTCAAAATCGGCATACGATACCGGCCATGTTTTAAAATCAGATTCTCGTAAACGAAAAGCCGCTCCTCCGTAAAAAATGGACATACCCCCTAATACTTCGTTAAAATAGGCCGGCAATTCCTTACGCCCCAGCTGAACAACCGAAAAAGGATTTTTTGTACGGTAACGCCCCTCTATTAAAATACTTTTAGAATCCCAATCACGCTCATCGCGAGCCACTCTTTTGCCACGCTCAATGAGCACCGTTTTAAGCCCCGCACGCGATAAGGCATAGGCCGCGGCTCCACCGCCAAAACCAGAACCAATGATGGCCACATCA
The window above is part of the bacterium genome. Proteins encoded here:
- a CDS encoding PAS domain-containing sensor histidine kinase; protein product: MAMLSHSNKDAKNQDTWLVVFILLFFTLLSLVLFMIDCLIKIVNFTNGFYILICVAIIIIHANKRSIIYITALITFLMIAGYFIHHGYVFNQDAFLRRVVLVAVAWTVAWLGFFNIRIQEEANLLEQRFQIIFESTPNALILVNQDTRIIIANNQAKKMFLYPQHTLVGLKINSLIPARFHSSHHQGVQGYLNKPETRRMGVGRDLKGLRSDGTEFPVEIGLNPLYINNTLYILASIIDITDRKKLDEIRDHFSGILAHELRTPLAVVSGIIDNLNDGMEGPVSESQKQIIGIAKDNLDSLHDIINHLLMMRRFDKGNYKVKLQKNDLVQLLKRIGLGFFRLGQAQDLNVIVDVPEALPAVICDMALLKEVIYNLFSNALRHAQKSIVLKACVMQNDTSKVCITMHDDGPGMSEKSMKEIFHQPTQKMHLSVNEHDGLGLGLPLCIEMMASQNGKIWVENQNGCSIHLAFPIA
- a CDS encoding polysaccharide biosynthesis C-terminal domain-containing protein → MSAEHKNDTQVTSKSTLTNYLSALLELGVFVFHILASRFFGKLAYGAYIFAFSIIELLAKVGLLGFDKSLLKSVAAERIKNNKMGELQALITSFKCVLGSSFIIIGILLLFAEPIARFNQDASMATSLKLLSPLVLCWAGMMAIASATMATRTMRYSLVIRGIINPLAMLLGLGVLVGVSQFYDVQEYGIIYAHVLAGFCVLVLSVYIFGKCFNLKEVGHHFFKMKTNWHLVRYSVPIGFAELLNQALARLDVILLGFYIRDPLIIANYGAIILLSNSISSVRYAFDPVLSPIVSESIETGNLARLEENLKRMVRWVSFLALPFYMVMSTMGDQILMLWGQSYVQAYGALVFLAFGHLFNAVFGLHQWPVVISGRSRLDLINNIVVFIVNLILNVLFIPKWGMMGSAVATTISRLLLRILQMVQVKIYLHMHAFSLSLIKLFVSGILSLVLVHGLRTFVEPSFVMYLLLSVAGLVLYVILIFILGLDKDDKKIVDALWLKLSSYFVQRR
- a CDS encoding GMC family oxidoreductase — protein: MHYDVAIIGSGFGGGAAAYALSRAGLKTVLIERGKRVARDERDWDSKSILIEGRYRTKNPFSVVQLGRKELPAYFNEVLGGMSIFYGGAAFRLRESDFKTWPVSYADFEPYYNEAENLLEVHGSNEPDPTGPNRRPYPFQSIPLTPPAQRMYEAAKKLGYRPFSLPVAINSHNKTRPTCMSCFTCDGFPCKISAKNDVTTTLLEKANPQFLTILEGTEALSLVHDHQKITAVECTRDGTSFTISANTFIVSGGALFSPVLLLRSGLGELDASKALGHYLMRHDNAVVASVFPFKTNPTHLNHKQIAITSFYHDLPQTEGAVGVIQDMCMPPPESTRYHYPGIIGRVAAAISEHIQGFICIAEDDAQYTNAVSLKDNGFVVHHQYSARDDERLNYLVGKAKTILRKAGGLFHNVKKIDSFSHALGTARFGNHPNQSVLNPYCRFHALNNLFVVDGSFMPTSGGVNPSLTITANALRVAKHIKDNFQS
- a CDS encoding SDR family oxidoreductase yields the protein MTPSWALVTGSSSGIGVCFAWELAQKGYSLVLVARRRERMLELAAQISKKYLVSVEVIACDLSESSAIPLIVAELNNKKIEIEVLVNNAGYGKLESFLTSDKAINTNMIDLNIKALTDLTHALAKPMVQNKKGFILMVASVGAFQPDPYFAVYGATKAYVLSFGEALYHELKPYGVTVSTFAPGPTATEFLDTANVPKSPLTLKFLVPANTVAAIGLKGLFKKQRLIVPGFSNKIMVFLVQLLPRAIVLAMAALTAKMMMGKNNT